The stretch of DNA GCGCATCTTTCCGGAGATATGGGCCGTGACGATGTGGCCGTTGGCGAGCTGGACCCTGAACGTGGTATTGGGCAAGGTCTCAATGACCTTGCCTTCCATCTCGATGTGTTCTTCCCTTGCCATCGCCCCCAATCTACGTGTCGCACCCGGCTCGGCCGCGATGGGGGTAGAGTCGGGCAATCGACCGGCACCGGCCTGTGACGGCGGGTGTCGGGCTTGCGGGTATCGGCATAGGGGTTCTAGATGATCGGGTTTGGCGGGGCGCATTGTGCCTGAAAGCCGGCCGGCCCGCAAAGGGATCAGCGGCCGGCGCTGACCGTCCGCGCGCGCTCCCAGCGGCCGCCCACGTAGTATTCCAGGGGTTGATACTCGTTCTTGTAGCGCATCTTACGGCATCCCGCGATCCAGTATCCGAGATACAGCCACGCGAGCCCGTGGGCCCTGGCCTCCTGGATCTCGTGCAGGATGGCGTAGCGACCGAGGCTCCGTTCCCGGCACGCCGGGTCGTAGAAAGTATAGACGGCCGATAAGGCGTGCTCCAGGCGATCCACGACGGCGATTGCCAGGAGCAGATCCCCGAGCCGGAACTCGTAGAACAGCGTCTCTGCCCAGGGCGCCGTAAGAAAATCCATGAAACCCTCGGGACTCGGGTCGTCCATCCCGCCATGGGGGTGGCGCGCCCACAGGTAGCGCCGGTACAGATCGAAGTATTCGGCGCGAAAT from Pseudomonadota bacterium encodes:
- a CDS encoding translation initiation factor IF-1 is translated as MAREEHIEMEGKVIETLPNTTFRVQLANGHIVTAHISGKMR
- a CDS encoding arginyltransferase codes for the protein MTEAFAGSRAAFYTTPPHVCSYLPPRKAATLFADPALPKDRGLYSLLSEQGFRRSGAHLYRPSCPGCQACIPVRIPVQEFRPRRNQRRTWDGNRDLHVVPGRAGFRAEYFDLYRRYLWARHPHGGMDDPSPEGFMDFLTAPWAETLFYEFRLGDLLLAIAVVDRLEHALSAVYTFYDPACRERSLGRYAILHEIQEARAHGLAWLYLGYWIAGCRKMRYKNEYQPLEYYVGGRWERARTVSAGR